The Plectropomus leopardus isolate mb chromosome 7, YSFRI_Pleo_2.0, whole genome shotgun sequence genome window below encodes:
- the nt5c3a gene encoding cytosolic 5'-nucleotidase 3 isoform X2, translating into MPQFEKTTVHMRDPERVEQIICGLIKGGASKLQIITDFDMTLSKFAVNGKRCPTCHNIIDNCKLVTEECRQKLLQLKNKYYPIEIDPHLTMEEKYPFMVEWYFKSHTLLVEQRLEKDKLAEVVRESDAALRDGYEQFFDRLHQHDVPVFIFSAGLGDVLEEIIRQAGVYHPNVKVVSNFMDFDENGVLKGFKGELIHVYNKHDGALRNTEYFKQLKEYCNIILMGDSLGDLSMADGVPNVENILKIGFLNDKVEERLDKYLDSYDIVLVKDETLEVPNAILQKVL; encoded by the exons aTGCCGCAGTTCGAGAAGACGACGGTCCACATGAGGGACCCTGAGCGGGTGGAGCAGATCATCTGTGGCCTCATCAAAGGAGGAGCCTCCAAACTTCAG ATCATCACAGACTTCGACATGACATTAAGCAAGTTCGCCGTCAACGGCAAACGCTGCCCGACGTGCCACA ATATCATTGATAACTGTAAGCTGGTGACGGAGGAGTGCCGacagaagctgctgcagctgaagaaCAAATATTATCCCATCGAGATCGACCCCCATCTCACCATGGAGGAGAAATACCCGTTCATGGTGGAGtg gtATTTCAAGTCTCACACGCTTCTTGTGGAGCAGCGGTTAGAAAAAGACAAGCTGGCCGAGGTGGTGAGGGAGTCTGACGCTGCACTGAG AGACGGCTACGAGCAGTTCTTTGACCGCCTGCATCAGCACGATGTCCCCGTCTTCATCTTCTCCGCCGGCCTGGGAGACGTCCTGGAGGAAATCATCCGCCAAGCCGGAGTGTACCACCCCAACGTCAAGGTCGTCTCCAACTTCATGGACTTTGACGAAAAC GGCGTCCTGAAGGGTTTCAAAGGCGAGCTGATCCACGTGTACAACAAACACGACGGCGCCCTGCGGAACACGGAGTACTTCAAACAGCTGAAGGAGTACTGCAACATCATCCTGATGGGAGACTCGCTGGGGGACCTCAGCATGGCCGACGGCGTGCCCAACGTGGAGAACATCCTCAAGATCGGCTTCCTCAACGACAAG GTGGAGGAGCGGCTGGACAAATATCTGGACTCTTATGACATCGTCCTGGTGAAGGACGAGACTCTGGAAGTGCCCAACGCCATCCTCCAGAAGGTCCTATAA
- the nt5c3a gene encoding cytosolic 5'-nucleotidase 3 isoform X1, with amino-acid sequence MDRTAVVKVGAAASASVCALFGGVVLAQYIVAKKKRAGKKTRIIEMMPQFEKTTVHMRDPERVEQIICGLIKGGASKLQIITDFDMTLSKFAVNGKRCPTCHNIIDNCKLVTEECRQKLLQLKNKYYPIEIDPHLTMEEKYPFMVEWYFKSHTLLVEQRLEKDKLAEVVRESDAALRDGYEQFFDRLHQHDVPVFIFSAGLGDVLEEIIRQAGVYHPNVKVVSNFMDFDENGVLKGFKGELIHVYNKHDGALRNTEYFKQLKEYCNIILMGDSLGDLSMADGVPNVENILKIGFLNDKVEERLDKYLDSYDIVLVKDETLEVPNAILQKVL; translated from the exons ATGGACAGGACGGCCGTGGTGAAGGTCGGAGCCGCGGCCAGCGCCAGCGTGTGCGCCCTGTTTGGCGGAGTGGTTTTGGCTCAGTACATCGTGGCCAAGAAGAAGCGCGCGGGCAAGAAGACGCGGATCATAGAGATG aTGCCGCAGTTCGAGAAGACGACGGTCCACATGAGGGACCCTGAGCGGGTGGAGCAGATCATCTGTGGCCTCATCAAAGGAGGAGCCTCCAAACTTCAG ATCATCACAGACTTCGACATGACATTAAGCAAGTTCGCCGTCAACGGCAAACGCTGCCCGACGTGCCACA ATATCATTGATAACTGTAAGCTGGTGACGGAGGAGTGCCGacagaagctgctgcagctgaagaaCAAATATTATCCCATCGAGATCGACCCCCATCTCACCATGGAGGAGAAATACCCGTTCATGGTGGAGtg gtATTTCAAGTCTCACACGCTTCTTGTGGAGCAGCGGTTAGAAAAAGACAAGCTGGCCGAGGTGGTGAGGGAGTCTGACGCTGCACTGAG AGACGGCTACGAGCAGTTCTTTGACCGCCTGCATCAGCACGATGTCCCCGTCTTCATCTTCTCCGCCGGCCTGGGAGACGTCCTGGAGGAAATCATCCGCCAAGCCGGAGTGTACCACCCCAACGTCAAGGTCGTCTCCAACTTCATGGACTTTGACGAAAAC GGCGTCCTGAAGGGTTTCAAAGGCGAGCTGATCCACGTGTACAACAAACACGACGGCGCCCTGCGGAACACGGAGTACTTCAAACAGCTGAAGGAGTACTGCAACATCATCCTGATGGGAGACTCGCTGGGGGACCTCAGCATGGCCGACGGCGTGCCCAACGTGGAGAACATCCTCAAGATCGGCTTCCTCAACGACAAG GTGGAGGAGCGGCTGGACAAATATCTGGACTCTTATGACATCGTCCTGGTGAAGGACGAGACTCTGGAAGTGCCCAACGCCATCCTCCAGAAGGTCCTATAA
- the dctn3 gene encoding dynactin subunit 3, with protein sequence MDQIIATDNLEMRLQALESRLYGERRNKSGKPVKCAESLARIQAGLTNTANKRERVKILHKKIEDLLKYLDPQFTDHITVPDTMKLEFILAEEDFLLSQAALLEQVSTLQPLLDSTYIRDVPEHATKLQRLSQIHIKEQDQTEAQSQEVKKLFEEYNKMMFLLSKQFTQWDETLRKLEEAKGIRPVE encoded by the exons ATGGATCAAATAATAGCGACGGATAACCTGGAAATGCGTCTTCAGGCGCTAGAGAGTCGTCTATACGGCGAGAGAagaaacaaaagtggaaaacCCGTCAAG TGCGCTGAGTCTTTGGCCAGGATCCAGGCAGGTCTGACCAACACGGCCAACAAGAGAGAACGAGTGAAGATCCTGCACAAGAAGA TCGAGGACCTGCTGAAGTACCTGGACCCCCAGTTCACCGACCACATCACTGTACCTGACACCATGAAGCTGGAGTTCATCCTTGCCG AGGAGGACTTCCTGCTCTCCCAGGCTGCTTTGCTGGAGCAGGTTAGCACCCTGCAGCCGCTGCTGGACAGCACCTACATCAGAG ATGTACCAGAACACGCCACCAAGCTGCAGCGGCTGTCACAGATCCACATCAAAGAGCAG GACCAAACCGAGGCTCAGTCCCAGGAGGTGAAGAAGCTTTTCGAGGAATACAACAAAATG ATGTTCCTGCTGTCCAAGCAGTTCACCCAGTGGGACGAGACCCTGAGGAAGCTGGAGGAGGCCAAGGGCATCCGTCCTGTGGAGTAG